A stretch of DNA from Leucobacter luti:
AGAAGCGAGCTTTGGAGGATGCCAAGCACCGCAAAGATGCCAAATCTCCCGAAATACTCTTGAGTTTTCGAGAAAGATCCTCTGGCGGGCAGCGTCCCTGGCGAGACGTCAGTGCGGATGAGGACTGACAGTAGCAGAGCGCCGACCCAGAGACCCAGAACGGTGTAGAACGGGGCCATTTGGGCACCGAATGTGTCGACCCGGTAGACCGGAATGCGTTCAAGGCCAACTGGGCTTGTCAGTTCGCCAGCGAGCACAGAAGGGTTGTTGCCAATCAAAGCGGAGACCTTGGAAAAGTCTCCGCTTTGGGCAGCTTGTCCTAACGCCTGGGCGAGAGCTACGAAACGACTTGACGCATCGCGTAGATCTGCCGCAATGGTCGCCGTCGTTTCCTCCGCTTGAGTGAGGAATGCGAGCAGCGAGGACGATCCGCCAGATAGAGAACGAGCCGCGGAAACGAGGTCATCGCCGACCCGACCAAATCCCGTGTTTACCTCGGAGAGGGAACTCGCGAGCTGGTCGAGCCGAGGCTTGAGGGCCCCGTCGTAGGAGTTGTAGGCACTATTCACTGCAGCACGCGCGGTCTCGGCGAGCGCGATGACCTCATCGCGAGTTCCGCCGAGTCCCGAGTTGGCTTCGCTGAGTTTGGTCACCGCGTCATCGACTCGTTGCCGCAGCCCCTCCTGCCGGGTGATTGCGGTTTCGAGATCAGTGATGACCTGCTCAAGTGCGGCTTTGAGCTTCGGGTCCGAGGTCGCGGCGGCTTGGGACTTCAGCTGGTCCAGCAGCTTCTGATGCTGCTCGATACGCACCGAGACATCTGCGCTGGCCGAAGTGAGTACCGCTGTTGCCTGTTGTGACTGGCCAACGAACGTGGAGTCGAGAGCTGAGATCTGGTCAATGAGAGAGGTATAACTCGTGGAGGTCTTGTTGAGAGCCTCCGAGATAGCCGCATTGGTGCTGGTCAGCACTGATTCCAGTGAGTGCGCTGCGCTGGCGCCTTCTCCGATCGCATTCGAGGCGCTCCCTACCGAAGTGAGCGAAGCGTCGGTCAATGACGAGGCGCTACTGACAAGTGCTTTGCTCGAAGCGAGGAGTGAACTAAACATCTCAAGCGTGGCCGCGCCAGAATCGAGCGTTGTCGCGGCGGTCTGTGCGCTGGTTTGCACACGCGTGAGCGCGGCACGCGACTCTTCATCGCCTGCGCGGTCTGCGAGAGAGGAAATGAGCGCGAGCCCGACGTCGTTCAGTGTCTTGGTGAATGTTGAATTGATGGTTGTTGAGACTTCAGTCGCAGCTTCATCGGTGATCTTCGGGGAGAGCGCATTCTTTTTTTCATTGGTGTAGTAGTCGATGTTTGCGGGCTCCGCGCCGGGAGAAAGAAACGTCATCATGTCCCGGCTAAAAGATGGAGGCAGGACGAGCGCTGCGTAGTATTCCCCCGATTTCGTGCCCGCTATGGCTTGGGCTTCGGATGTGAATGCCCAATCCAGATCAGTGTTCGCGCGAAGATTTGAGACGACCTGCTCGCCCACGTTGATTTTCAACGAGAACAGGTCACTCGTGTATCCATGATCGGCGTTCGCGACCGCGACCTTCAAGCTCTTAACGTTTCCGAATGGGTCCCAACTAGACAGGACGTTGAACCAGCCAAAGAAGGACGGCAGCACGACGACCCCGAATAGTACGACGATGGCAATGGCGTTTCGTCGCACGCGGCGAATGTCTGTGGCAAAGATATGCGCAATGTTTCTCATGTGATTCAGACCTGCTCTTCGAGCTTGTCGAGTTGCGCGTTCGAGTGGATGGCCCGTTCTTCTTGGGCCAGTCTCGACTGCAACTCCTGTGCCTGTAGCGATCCCACCTGAGTGGCGAATGCGATGTTTTGTTTCACGTACTCAAGGGTCACGACCAGCGCGATCACGAGCAGACAGAGCACTCCCCACAGGGCCAAGACCGTCGCTTTGGCCTCGGGGATGACCCAAGCCAAACACGCGAGCAGTGCAGTTGTCACTACGGCACTCAAGAGCGCGATCCGCATGATCGAGAGATGATGGTCCGCAAACCACTGCGCTTGTCCGGCAACCTTTGTTCGGAAAGCCTGCCGGTCTGTGAGGGCTTGCACGAGTTGCGTCAGCCTGCGGCGTGACCCGAGCACCTGGACGTTCTCGCTTACGAATAGATTGGTGTCACTCAGCCTGCGGTTGAATAGCCGGGAGAAGTTTCCAAGCCGCTGACGGAAGAACAAACCGAGGACAAACGACAGCGCAGCGAAGAGTCCGAGCACCGCGGTGAACTTCCAGTAGTCGCCGCCGTAGAATCCGCCGACCGTCTCGCGGAGCGCATCGATTCCGTACGTAAACGGAAAGAATGGGAACAGTGCTTGGAAAAAGCTCGGCATCATTTGGATTGGATAGATGCCTGATGCGCCTGGAATCTGCATGATCACCAGGAGGATGATGAGGCCCTTGCCCACGTAGCCGAACGATACCGCGAGTGAGTAAATCAACGCCATATAGACGAAGCCGATGAAAACGCTGGTTGCCACGAAAGCAACTGCACTCGCCATCTGCACGCCAATCACAACGTTTCCGACACTCACCAGCAACGCTTGGAAGAAATTGATGAATGCGAGCAGCATCCATCGGCCAAAGTAAGCTTGCCGGACCGTGAGCCCGTCGATGCCCTCTGTGTCGACTTCCTGTCGGAGAAGCACCACGAGCACAAATGCGGCGATCCACAGCGAGAGATTCGTGAAGAGGGGGGCCATCGCGGATCCGTACGTCGCAACCGAAAACACGACCTTTTCTTTGACTTGCACCGGGGATGCCATGAACTCGGCGATCTGCCCAGGGTTGAGCCCACTCATCGCTTCGACCTGCTTGAGGACGTCGGCAGAGCTGAGTGCTCCAACGTCAGCTTGAACGCTGCGCAAATTTGCTTCGACTCCGGCAAGGCTCGTGTCGAGAGCCGTATTCGCTGAGTTGGCTTGTTCGAGTTGGGTCTCGAAGGCGTCGAGTAAACCCGCGGCCTCTGAGACCAACGACTTTTGGGAATCCAGCGCCGCAGAGAAACTACCGGCGCTGGTCGAGAGTGCATTCATTGAGCGGTTCACTTCGGGAAGGGTGTGCACGATTACGTCTCGAACCGAACCCGCTGCAGAAGCACTCTCGCGAACAGCGATGTTCAACGCGCTAGCCGAGCCGAGGATATCCTGGGTGACCCCCGAGACATCGGAGTTCAGCTGGCTCAGCTGCTGCAGAAGCACGGTATCTGCGCTGTTGCGTTCTTGAAGGCTGGCGATCGCGTCCGCAATGTGTTGGCGCAGTGGATCCGTCGGTGAGAGCGCGTCTTGGAGCTGCTGCAGCTCGGAAATTGCTTGCCTCGTTGCGGCGATTACTGCATTTGCATCATTGAGCGCAGTGGTGATTTCGCCATTGGCTTGCGTGGCTCCGGCGGCGAGAGTTGAGAGTCGTTCATTCAGTTTTGCGGAAATCTCAGTCAGCTGAGCTGCACCCGTGGTGTAGGAATCCGTCACTGCACTCGTGAAATCGGCAACCCCGCTCTGTGTCTCAGCGGCGATCCCTTGTGCCTCACCGATTGCGAGTCGCACATTTCCGATTACGTCGTCGAGATTGACGAGCGCGGCCCGGGCATCTTCCATCGCAACTTCTCCAAGAGAGAGGCTCTCCTGGATATCTGCGATTCCCGACCTGGCTGCTGAGACTTGGGCGGTTGCGCGAGACAGCGTGTTGAGTGACTGGGTTTGCGCTCCGAGTAAGTCACTACCAATCTTGTCGCCAGCTTCCTGAAAAGACGTAGTAACGGTCTGAGAAACCGTGGAGACAAATGTTGAATTGATTTTTGTTTCAAGGGTGGTAGCGCCGACGTCAGTGATCTTTGGAGCAATGGCGTTGGCCTTTTCATTGACGAAATACTCGAGCTTGGGCCGAACGAAGTCGCCTGTCGTCAGACTGAGAAGATCTTTGCTGAACTGCTTTGGGATGACGATGGTGGCGTAAACATCGCCAGATTTCACCGCTCGCATCCCTGCATCGAGACCCATGAATTGCCAACCGAGCTGGTCATTCTCCTTGAGCTGAGCCACCACCTGCGTCCCGACGTCCAAGCTGCCGGTGAGGGGCGATGAGGCACCCGTGTCGAGATTGACGACAGCTACTCGCACGTCTTTGGTGTCGCCGTATGGATCCCAGAAGGCAACGATATTGAGCC
This window harbors:
- a CDS encoding YhgE/Pip domain-containing protein; this encodes MRNIAHIFATDIRRVRRNAIAIVVLFGVVVLPSFFGWFNVLSSWDPFGNVKSLKVAVANADHGYTSDLFSLKINVGEQVVSNLRANTDLDWAFTSEAQAIAGTKSGEYYAALVLPPSFSRDMMTFLSPGAEPANIDYYTNEKKNALSPKITDEAATEVSTTINSTFTKTLNDVGLALISSLADRAGDEESRAALTRVQTSAQTAATTLDSGAATLEMFSSLLASSKALVSSASSLTDASLTSVGSASNAIGEGASAAHSLESVLTSTNAAISEALNKTSTSYTSLIDQISALDSTFVGQSQQATAVLTSASADVSVRIEQHQKLLDQLKSQAAATSDPKLKAALEQVITDLETAITRQEGLRQRVDDAVTKLSEANSGLGGTRDEVIALAETARAAVNSAYNSYDGALKPRLDQLASSLSEVNTGFGRVGDDLVSAARSLSGGSSSLLAFLTQAEETTATIAADLRDASSRFVALAQALGQAAQSGDFSKVSALIGNNPSVLAGELTSPVGLERIPVYRVDTFGAQMAPFYTVLGLWVGALLLSVLIRTDVSPGTLPARGSFSKTQEYFGRFGIFAVLGILQSSLLYLGLMGFVGVRPVHPFLLLLAGWVMSLVFSLLTYTLVLSFGEAGKALAVFLLVVQISAGGGAYPLSVLPQWFQSMSPWLPVTHATNAVRAAIAGIYEGDYWIALGQLALFLVPALLIGLLLRLPVLKINGNLTRALESTKLM
- a CDS encoding YhgE/Pip domain-containing protein, with the translated sequence MPQALLILIGIIIIPSLYAWLNIVAFWDPYGDTKDVRVAVVNLDTGASSPLTGSLDVGTQVVAQLKENDQLGWQFMGLDAGMRAVKSGDVYATIVIPKQFSKDLLSLTTGDFVRPKLEYFVNEKANAIAPKITDVGATTLETKINSTFVSTVSQTVTTSFQEAGDKIGSDLLGAQTQSLNTLSRATAQVSAARSGIADIQESLSLGEVAMEDARAALVNLDDVIGNVRLAIGEAQGIAAETQSGVADFTSAVTDSYTTGAAQLTEISAKLNERLSTLAAGATQANGEITTALNDANAVIAATRQAISELQQLQDALSPTDPLRQHIADAIASLQERNSADTVLLQQLSQLNSDVSGVTQDILGSASALNIAVRESASAAGSVRDVIVHTLPEVNRSMNALSTSAGSFSAALDSQKSLVSEAAGLLDAFETQLEQANSANTALDTSLAGVEANLRSVQADVGALSSADVLKQVEAMSGLNPGQIAEFMASPVQVKEKVVFSVATYGSAMAPLFTNLSLWIAAFVLVVLLRQEVDTEGIDGLTVRQAYFGRWMLLAFINFFQALLVSVGNVVIGVQMASAVAFVATSVFIGFVYMALIYSLAVSFGYVGKGLIILLVIMQIPGASGIYPIQMMPSFFQALFPFFPFTYGIDALRETVGGFYGGDYWKFTAVLGLFAALSFVLGLFFRQRLGNFSRLFNRRLSDTNLFVSENVQVLGSRRRLTQLVQALTDRQAFRTKVAGQAQWFADHHLSIMRIALLSAVVTTALLACLAWVIPEAKATVLALWGVLCLLVIALVVTLEYVKQNIAFATQVGSLQAQELQSRLAQEERAIHSNAQLDKLEEQV